The proteins below are encoded in one region of Hordeum vulgare subsp. vulgare chromosome 3H, MorexV3_pseudomolecules_assembly, whole genome shotgun sequence:
- the LOC123440441 gene encoding probable F-box protein At2g36090, with product MPPTTVEDLPADVLACALRRLDGRSLAAASCATAGLRALAGEPETWRALCVARWPSLLQTQQRDILGSASVSPQLLFADAFAFPSSSTGAGPVTAAGQCLPGELISAVDVYHKGAPLFSRVLETSTSSAWFLTSPFRVDAVECKDPLPAASFSPAELELSWIVVDPRSGRAVNVSSRRAVAVDRHWYTGEMLVRYAMVLDGSKFEATITCSEEAGYLSEVSLTVEDAENAAVNGEGSLRLLAAAMEGPRKGGEKETEEARRRYEEFVRSKRGRKESKARREVLVDLCCSAVGAVAVLSFLASVVLR from the coding sequence ATGCCGCCGACCACCGTGGAGGACCTACCCGCCGACGTGCTGGCCTGCGCGCTGCGCCGCCTCGACGGCCGGTCCCTGGCTGCCGCGAGCTGCGCCACGGCAGGCCTCCGCGCCCTCGCCGGGGAGCCGGAGACGTGGCGCGCGCTCTGCGTCGCACGGTGGCCGTCGTTGCTACAGACCCAGCAGCGCGACATCCTAGGCTCCGCGTCCGTCTCTCCGCAGCTCCTCTTCGCCGACGCCTTCGCCTTCCCGTCCAGCTCCACGGGTGCTGGTCCCGTCACCGCCGCTGGTCAATGTCTGCCCGGCGAGCTCATCTCCGCCGTGGACGTCTACCACAAGGGAGCGCCCCTGTTCTCTCGGGTCCTGGAGACCTCCACGTCGTCCGCGTGGTTCCTGACCTCGCCGTTCCGCGTGGACGCCGTCGAGTGCAAGGACCCGCTGCCGGCTGCCTCGTTTTCTCCGGCGGAACTGGAGCTCAGCTGGATCGTTGTTGACCCCCGAAGCGGCCGGGCCGTGAACGTGTCGAGCCGGCGGGCGGTGGCCGTGGATAGACACTGGTACACAGGCGAGATGTTGGTGCGGTATGCGATGGTGCTCGACGGGAGCAAGTTCGAGGCCACAATCACCTGCTCCGAGGAGGCCGGATACCTTAGCGAGGTCAGCCTCACCGTCGAGGACGCCGAAAACGCGGCGGTGAACGGCGAAGGCAGCCTGAGGCTTCTTGCAGCCGCAATGGAAGGACCGAGGAAAGGAGGGGAGAAGGAGACAGAGGAGGCCAGGAGGAGGTACGAGGAGTTCGTGAGGAGCAAGAGGGGGAGGAAGGAGTCCAAGGCAAGGCGGGAGGTGCTCGTCGACTTGTGCTGCTCCGCCGTCGGCGCCGTCGCTGTGCTCAGCTTCCTCGCCTCCGTCGTGCTGCGGTAG